The proteins below are encoded in one region of candidate division WOR-3 bacterium:
- a CDS encoding tetratricopeptide repeat protein has protein sequence MNRLRFGCVVALAALLAGCAYFNTFYNAGVFYREGMRLKAQGQVSAAVPKFDKAIEKSALVINRWPKSRWVDDALFLIGRSYYEKGDYARAATYFERLKLAFAQSPYLPEAELYRGLALLRSGEAGSARLVLENVKRRYPKLGRVADFYTALYNIEQGEIQEGVDSLVALVQRYPRLPYMKEAVSKIAEGKMQLGAYGEAERWFRRYVELEPAPRLRAEAQMKIARCRLEQGKAEEAVQMVKEALGKYADLDEALNLLLGKAYLKLGKNDEAIGALVRVRGNNAVGAEAAFLIGRFYEENKDFSRAKVYYDSARLRRADSEQGVLAAKRLALLQALEEDTTGTRDSAEMKFLLAEVHNLNLEEFDTALRLYQEVCDSFPQSPLAPKALFARAWILLYKKADTIATRDELKRIVQKYPDTEYAQESKKWLDKLGR, from the coding sequence TTGAACCGGTTGCGTTTTGGTTGTGTTGTTGCCCTGGCCGCACTGTTGGCGGGCTGCGCCTATTTTAACACCTTTTACAATGCCGGGGTGTTTTACCGGGAGGGGATGAGGCTGAAGGCGCAGGGTCAGGTGAGTGCAGCGGTGCCCAAGTTTGATAAGGCGATTGAGAAGTCAGCGCTGGTGATAAACCGCTGGCCCAAATCGCGCTGGGTTGACGATGCCCTGTTTCTGATTGGCCGGAGTTATTATGAAAAGGGCGACTATGCCCGGGCCGCGACTTATTTTGAAAGATTAAAACTGGCTTTTGCCCAATCGCCCTATCTGCCCGAGGCTGAGCTTTACCGGGGGCTGGCGCTTTTGCGGAGCGGAGAGGCGGGAAGCGCCCGGCTCGTACTGGAGAATGTTAAGAGGAGGTATCCGAAACTGGGAAGAGTCGCCGATTTCTATACCGCGCTTTACAACATCGAACAGGGTGAGATTCAGGAAGGTGTTGATTCGCTTGTCGCATTGGTGCAGCGCTACCCTCGCCTACCTTATATGAAGGAGGCGGTGAGTAAGATTGCCGAAGGCAAGATGCAATTAGGAGCGTACGGAGAGGCAGAGCGGTGGTTTCGGAGGTATGTGGAACTGGAACCGGCACCCCGGCTCCGGGCTGAGGCGCAGATGAAGATTGCCCGCTGCCGGTTAGAACAGGGCAAGGCTGAGGAGGCGGTACAGATGGTTAAGGAGGCGCTGGGTAAATACGCGGACCTGGATGAGGCGTTGAATCTCCTGTTAGGTAAAGCCTATCTGAAACTGGGCAAGAACGATGAGGCGATTGGGGCGCTGGTCCGGGTAAGAGGAAACAACGCGGTAGGTGCCGAGGCGGCGTTTCTCATTGGCCGATTTTATGAGGAGAACAAGGATTTCAGCCGGGCAAAAGTTTACTACGACAGCGCCCGGTTGCGCCGTGCCGATTCCGAGCAGGGGGTTCTGGCGGCAAAGCGGCTGGCGTTGTTACAGGCACTGGAAGAGGATACAACCGGCACCCGGGATTCAGCGGAAATGAAGTTTCTGCTTGCCGAAGTGCACAATCTTAACCTTGAAGAGTTTGATACCGCGCTTCGCCTTTACCAGGAGGTTTGCGACTCCTTTCCCCAGAGCCCCTTGGCACCGAAGGCGCTTTTTGCCCGGGCGTGGATTTTGTTGTATAAGAAGGCGGATACCATTGCCACCCGCGATGAGTTGAAAAGAATCGTCCAGAAATATCCGGATACGGAGTATGCCCAAGAGTCAAAGAAGTGGCTGGATAAACTGGGAAGATGA
- a CDS encoding dihydroorotate dehydrogenase electron transfer subunit, with translation MINWSMGQVVEVARVGAEIYSVWISERKISRKVKPGQFIGVKVPERDDLLLRRPFSVADVKGGKMRIVFRVVGAGTAKLAHSKKGDRWDIIGPLGKPAPLVQNKSVVVCGGGVGAAPLFYLTRVLKEKNRVVAVLGARRAAELVMVSEFRQLGVKVYLTTEDGSKGIRGLVTEALEPVIKVMEKPVVYACGPEGMLKALCPLSRKAKVWAFFEERMGCGTGVCYGCALPKKDGGYLRLCQDGPVVSLDEVVL, from the coding sequence TTGATTAATTGGTCAATGGGTCAGGTGGTTGAGGTTGCGCGGGTTGGGGCTGAGATTTATTCGGTGTGGATTTCGGAGCGAAAGATTAGTAGAAAGGTCAAACCCGGACAGTTTATTGGCGTTAAGGTACCGGAAAGGGATGATTTGCTGTTGCGCCGGCCCTTTTCTGTGGCTGATGTCAAGGGAGGTAAAATGCGGATAGTTTTTCGGGTGGTGGGAGCGGGAACAGCAAAACTTGCCCATAGTAAAAAGGGGGATAGATGGGACATTATTGGACCTCTGGGTAAACCGGCGCCGCTGGTTCAAAACAAAAGTGTTGTGGTTTGCGGGGGCGGTGTTGGTGCCGCACCGTTGTTTTATCTGACCCGAGTTTTGAAGGAAAAGAATCGGGTGGTGGCGGTTTTGGGGGCGCGGCGCGCCGCAGAGTTGGTTATGGTTTCAGAGTTCCGGCAACTTGGTGTAAAAGTTTATCTGACAACCGAGGATGGAAGTAAAGGAATAAGAGGGTTGGTGACCGAAGCGTTGGAGCCGGTGATAAAGGTGATGGAGAAGCCGGTGGTTTATGCCTGTGGACCTGAAGGGATGCTCAAGGCACTTTGCCCCTTGAGCAGAAAGGCAAAGGTCTGGGCGTTTTTCGAGGAGAGGATGGGATGTGGCACCGGGGTATGCTACGGATGTGCGCTGCCGAAAAAAGACGGTGGTTATCTACGGTTGTGCCAGGATGGTCCGGTGGTGAGTTTAGATGAGGTGGTGCTGTGA
- a CDS encoding dihydroorotate dehydrogenase: MTLEVVIRDVKFPNPVLAASGTFGFGWEFLAVANRLGGVVTKGLTIAPRAGNPPPRIVETASGVVNSVGLENPGVEVFKREILPRLQRVKCPVIVNLAAGKEEEFCELTETLEQTPVAGLELNLSCPNVKEGGVVFGQDALQVEKITRAVRKRTGKLLIVKLTANFVDPADTAKAAEAAGADAVSLINTLFALVLDQEGKPLLGGRTGGLSGPAIKPFALFCVERVARAVKIPVIGMGGIKTGQDAFEFICAGAHLIQVGTANLVKPDGALEVVKELRRMARTRGWQSWDDIRGKAGEGRFS, from the coding sequence GTGACGTTGGAGGTTGTTATTCGCGATGTAAAATTTCCTAATCCGGTACTGGCAGCATCAGGGACATTTGGTTTTGGCTGGGAGTTTTTAGCAGTGGCAAATCGGCTCGGTGGTGTTGTCACCAAGGGGTTGACAATTGCGCCAAGAGCCGGAAACCCGCCGCCGCGTATTGTGGAAACCGCAAGCGGTGTGGTTAATTCGGTCGGACTGGAAAACCCCGGGGTCGAGGTGTTTAAAAGGGAGATTTTGCCCCGACTTCAAAGAGTTAAATGCCCGGTTATCGTGAATCTTGCCGCTGGAAAAGAAGAGGAGTTTTGTGAGTTGACCGAGACACTGGAACAGACACCTGTTGCTGGGTTGGAACTGAACCTGTCCTGTCCGAATGTAAAGGAAGGTGGCGTGGTATTTGGTCAAGATGCGCTACAGGTTGAGAAAATTACCCGGGCGGTGCGTAAGAGGACTGGAAAGTTGCTAATTGTGAAGCTGACCGCCAACTTTGTTGACCCGGCAGATACGGCAAAAGCGGCAGAGGCGGCAGGTGCCGATGCGGTGAGTCTGATCAACACCCTATTTGCTCTGGTTCTGGACCAGGAGGGCAAGCCTTTGCTGGGCGGCAGGACCGGCGGGCTTTCGGGTCCGGCAATCAAACCGTTTGCCCTGTTCTGTGTGGAAAGAGTGGCACGAGCGGTTAAGATTCCGGTTATTGGGATGGGCGGAATCAAGACCGGCCAGGATGCGTTTGAATTTATCTGCGCTGGTGCCCATCTAATCCAGGTGGGAACGGCAAATTTAGTTAAGCCGGATGGGGCGCTTGAGGTGGTGAAGGAGTTAAGAAGGATGGCGCGAACCCGGGGCTGGCAGAGCTGGGATGATATTCGGGGAAAGGCAGGAGAGGGTCGTTTTAGTTGA
- the pyrF gene encoding orotidine-5'-phosphate decarboxylase, whose translation MTKLILALNVDSKERAREIYKKIGSKVDVYKIGIDLWTRTGPELVKEFVAQGAEVFLDLKFCDIPSVVAKAVQAATELGVKMLTVHTMGGAAMLYAAVKAAQAAGDKKPMVLGVTVLTSFDRTGLAQVTGCDQEVENRVVALAELAQSMGCDGVVAAPPEIKLIRKRCGPKLAIVTPGIRLEPVRSIDDQARTMTPEEAAQAGADYIVVGRPIYEAVDPVSVIEEIKRQLGRVYE comes from the coding sequence ATGACTAAGTTGATTCTGGCATTAAATGTTGACAGTAAGGAGCGAGCAAGAGAGATTTATAAAAAAATTGGGTCCAAAGTTGATGTGTACAAGATAGGTATTGACCTGTGGACCAGAACTGGACCAGAACTGGTAAAGGAGTTCGTGGCGCAGGGGGCAGAAGTTTTTCTGGACCTTAAGTTTTGCGATATTCCATCGGTGGTGGCAAAGGCGGTGCAGGCAGCAACTGAACTGGGCGTGAAGATGCTGACTGTCCATACAATGGGCGGTGCAGCGATGTTGTATGCGGCAGTTAAAGCGGCACAGGCCGCAGGTGACAAAAAGCCAATGGTGTTAGGGGTGACGGTTTTAACCAGTTTTGACCGAACGGGTTTGGCGCAGGTTACCGGTTGTGACCAGGAGGTGGAAAACCGGGTTGTGGCACTGGCAGAACTGGCGCAGAGTATGGGTTGCGATGGGGTAGTTGCGGCGCCCCCGGAGATTAAATTAATCAGAAAACGGTGCGGTCCGAAACTGGCAATCGTGACACCGGGCATAAGGCTGGAACCGGTGCGCTCGATTGACGACCAGGCGCGCACGATGACACCCGAGGAGGCGGCACAGGCAGGAGCCGATTACATTGTTGTAGGAAGACCGATATATGAGGCAGTGGACCCGGTGTCAGTAATTGAGGAGATTAAAAGGCAATTAGGGAGGGTGTATGAATGA
- a CDS encoding orotate phosphoribosyltransferase yields the protein MNEDFAGLLRDAGALREGHFLLTSGLHSGRYFEKFRILERPELCERFARVIAERFRNAGVTVVCGPTTGGVIVAYEVARQMGCRCIIAEKSEQGRKIGRGFSVGSADRVLIVDDVLTTGGSIQETLAAVEPTGAKIVGVGVFIDRSSGVSFPVPFFGVYQEQVVNYQPDNCPLCRSGVPLEVPGRSGKG from the coding sequence ATGAATGAAGATTTCGCCGGTTTGCTGCGTGATGCCGGGGCGCTGCGCGAGGGCCATTTTCTTTTAACTTCGGGACTGCATTCAGGGAGGTATTTTGAGAAGTTCCGGATTCTGGAGCGTCCGGAACTTTGTGAGCGTTTTGCCCGGGTGATTGCGGAACGATTTCGCAATGCCGGGGTTACGGTGGTTTGTGGTCCGACAACCGGTGGGGTGATTGTTGCTTATGAGGTGGCGCGGCAGATGGGTTGCCGGTGTATTATCGCGGAAAAGTCGGAGCAGGGCCGGAAGATTGGTCGGGGGTTTTCAGTGGGCAGTGCCGACCGGGTCTTGATCGTGGACGATGTGTTGACCACAGGCGGGTCAATTCAAGAGACCCTTGCGGCAGTTGAACCGACCGGCGCTAAAATTGTTGGGGTTGGTGTGTTTATTGACCGCTCTTCCGGGGTCAGTTTTCCGGTGCCCTTTTTCGGGGTTTATCAGGAGCAGGTCGTGAACTATCAGCCCGACAACTGTCCTTTGTGCCGTTCTGGGGTTCCACTTGAGGTACCGGGCAGGAGTGGCAAGGGTTAA
- a CDS encoding OmpA family protein — protein sequence MKTVTKLTTLVLAMMFALALMGCPKKCVKPAKEEPVVVEEPQVEEEVAPAKVELNLQTIYFDFDKSDIRPGDASILQANADQIKKAIGAGQKFSVTIEGHCCPLGTSEYNMALGWRRAESAKSYLVKLGVDGALLNTISYGEERLVTNDPNQYHLNRRAEFKTTEK from the coding sequence ATGAAGACAGTAACAAAACTTACCACGCTGGTGCTGGCTATGATGTTTGCGCTGGCACTTATGGGGTGTCCGAAAAAGTGCGTGAAGCCGGCAAAGGAAGAGCCGGTTGTGGTTGAAGAACCTCAGGTAGAGGAAGAGGTTGCCCCGGCTAAGGTGGAATTAAATCTTCAGACGATTTACTTCGATTTCGACAAGTCAGACATCAGACCGGGTGACGCTTCAATTCTTCAGGCAAATGCCGACCAGATTAAGAAGGCAATTGGAGCCGGACAGAAGTTTTCGGTGACAATTGAAGGTCACTGCTGTCCGCTGGGTACTTCAGAATACAATATGGCATTAGGCTGGCGCCGGGCAGAGTCGGCAAAGTCCTATCTGGTTAAATTGGGGGTCGATGGTGCACTGCTTAACACCATCAGTTATGGTGAGGAACGGTTGGTGACGAACGACCCGAATCAGTATCACCTGAACCGGCGCGCTGAGTTCAAGACAACGGAAAAGTAA
- the ybgF gene encoding tol-pal system protein YbgF: MSLLAVILLLPGCAIQREFVRRGELLDSIAVRVQRLEREQAAQREALNRLRADALTGLEGVEGRLGEISARLNDFEERLDRVGRKVGAWRGEITTETPTPEESTQVSFPDTTNSGIDADRLYNTAYLDFTRGNYQVAITGFRRFVKLFPSSEMADNAQYWIGECFYSLGQLDSAGVEFQRVINEYPQGNKVPAALYKLGLVYQLQGKEGLAQKKFKEVVDKFPGTPEANLAQEKMKKPER; the protein is encoded by the coding sequence GTGAGCCTGCTGGCTGTCATCTTATTACTTCCCGGTTGTGCAATTCAGCGGGAGTTTGTGCGCCGGGGTGAACTGCTTGATTCGATAGCGGTGCGGGTGCAGCGGCTGGAGAGAGAGCAGGCAGCGCAGCGCGAGGCGCTCAATCGGCTGCGCGCCGATGCCCTGACCGGACTTGAAGGGGTTGAAGGCCGGTTGGGCGAAATTTCCGCCCGGTTAAATGATTTTGAGGAAAGGCTGGACCGCGTCGGCAGGAAAGTCGGAGCATGGCGCGGGGAGATAACAACCGAGACGCCCACACCGGAGGAGTCAACACAAGTATCTTTTCCGGATACCACAAATTCCGGCATTGATGCGGACCGGCTTTACAATACGGCGTACCTTGACTTCACCCGGGGAAATTATCAGGTGGCGATAACCGGGTTTCGTCGATTTGTCAAGTTATTTCCGTCCAGCGAGATGGCGGACAACGCCCAGTACTGGATTGGAGAGTGTTTTTATTCACTGGGGCAACTGGACAGTGCCGGGGTTGAGTTTCAGCGAGTCATTAATGAATATCCGCAGGGTAATAAGGTACCCGCGGCACTGTACAAATTAGGTCTGGTGTATCAATTGCAGGGCAAAGAGGGGCTTGCCCAAAAAAAGTTCAAAGAGGTGGTTGATAAATTTCCCGGGACACCAGAAGCAAATCTGGCACAGGAAAAAATGAAAAAGCCGGAGCGGTAA
- a CDS encoding biopolymer transporter ExbD, protein MKERRLKFLAEMNITSLADVSFTLMIIFLIAGVSAALSRQQGIDLDLPRTSRPEPQTRAGLVISVKADGQIFVGTKAVSLQGLGKALSDQFARGQYDRVYLHADRRVDYGTIIEILGIVREQGVSNIGLTALPK, encoded by the coding sequence GTGAAGGAACGCCGGCTGAAGTTTCTTGCGGAAATGAACATCACTTCGCTGGCGGATGTGAGTTTTACCCTGATGATAATCTTTCTCATCGCCGGTGTTTCTGCTGCTTTGAGCCGGCAGCAGGGCATTGACCTTGATTTGCCTCGAACGAGCCGACCCGAACCGCAGACTCGTGCGGGATTGGTGATTTCAGTTAAAGCGGATGGTCAAATTTTTGTTGGTACCAAAGCGGTTTCGCTGCAGGGATTGGGAAAGGCGCTTAGTGACCAATTTGCCCGGGGGCAGTACGATCGCGTCTATCTTCATGCGGACCGAAGGGTTGACTACGGAACGATAATTGAGATTCTGGGTATCGTCCGGGAGCAGGGTGTTTCCAACATTGGTTTGACCGCACTGCCCAAGTAA
- a CDS encoding TonB family protein, which yields MKRELLLSFTGHMVVVVGIGVMTRIVPRSKEAMRPAVITVEILRSGVAEKKEEAEPAPHLLQPTPKPVPAKKPENKPTPKARVKKEDDVLRRQGLGARVEGAAVLGYNYYLQQMLERIGENWEDPVYGRTNKLKATVFFVIERDGRLTDVKLERSSGDGLFDESCVRAVLVTGKLPPLPDEFTTPRLKIHLEFER from the coding sequence ATGAAACGGGAGTTGCTTTTGTCGTTCACGGGTCATATGGTGGTGGTTGTCGGGATTGGCGTGATGACCCGTATCGTGCCTAGGTCAAAAGAGGCGATGCGACCGGCGGTGATTACGGTGGAAATTCTTCGGTCCGGGGTTGCAGAGAAAAAGGAAGAAGCCGAGCCGGCGCCCCATTTACTGCAACCAACGCCCAAACCCGTTCCGGCAAAGAAACCGGAAAATAAGCCGACACCGAAAGCGCGGGTGAAGAAAGAGGATGATGTATTGCGCCGGCAGGGTTTGGGCGCGCGCGTAGAGGGGGCAGCGGTACTCGGGTACAATTACTACCTGCAGCAGATGCTCGAGCGGATTGGTGAAAACTGGGAAGACCCAGTTTATGGCAGGACTAATAAGCTGAAGGCAACGGTATTTTTTGTGATTGAACGGGATGGCCGGCTGACAGATGTGAAACTGGAGCGGTCTTCGGGTGATGGGCTGTTTGATGAGTCCTGTGTGCGGGCGGTGCTGGTTACCGGTAAATTGCCGCCCTTACCAGATGAGTTTACAACCCCGCGGTTGAAAATTCATCTGGAGTTTGAAAGATAA
- a CDS encoding LemA family protein, producing MIGIIIAVVVGLLVLFFIGTYNMLVQSRNRVQNGWHQIDVQLKRRIDLIPNLVETVKGYAAHERAIFEKIAEARQQAIGAKGPAEAAKANNQLSETLKTLFAVVENYPDLKANQNFLKLQEELAHTENKISFARQFYNDVVMDYNNRVQMFPSSIIAGMFGFKPAEFYTVPDTEREAPKVQF from the coding sequence ATGATCGGAATAATAATAGCGGTTGTTGTTGGTCTTCTGGTTCTGTTTTTTATCGGCACCTACAATATGCTGGTGCAAAGCCGGAATCGGGTTCAGAATGGCTGGCATCAGATTGATGTCCAGTTAAAACGGCGCATCGACCTGATTCCCAATCTGGTGGAAACGGTCAAAGGATATGCGGCTCATGAGCGGGCAATCTTTGAAAAAATTGCCGAAGCCCGGCAACAGGCGATTGGTGCTAAGGGTCCGGCTGAGGCGGCAAAGGCAAACAACCAGCTGAGCGAAACGCTGAAAACACTGTTCGCAGTTGTGGAGAACTACCCGGACCTGAAGGCGAATCAAAATTTTTTGAAACTGCAGGAGGAGCTTGCCCATACCGAGAACAAAATATCCTTTGCCCGGCAGTTTTACAACGATGTTGTTATGGATTACAACAACCGGGTGCAGATGTTCCCTTCAAGTATCATTGCGGGGATGTTTGGCTTTAAACCGGCAGAATTTTACACCGTGCCCGATACAGAACGCGAGGCACCTAAGGTACAGTTTTAA
- a CDS encoding M48 family metalloprotease, whose amino-acid sequence MNEERKGRRENLYNLISRNKLGTAFFILLFSLLLGFVGYLLGYFFDWGLEYYILFGLFIVVYNLVFYFNSDKVALAVNRAQPAPEEEFYLLHNVVEEVALAAGIPKPRVYVIDDDAPNAFATGRNPKHAAVAVTRGLLEMMDREELQGVIAHEVAHIRNYDILLMTVAAIIGGLIILFRDIFLRWSFFASGSRRRDSRSRGGGQSGVILLIIALILTIVAPLLVALIRAAISRQREFLADASGAYIVRNPAGLARALRKIGLWSGKLATASNATAHMFTANPFGNDKTERVSLFASHPPLSERIRRLESLTFD is encoded by the coding sequence ATGAACGAAGAAAGGAAAGGTCGGCGCGAAAACCTGTACAATTTAATCAGCCGTAATAAGTTAGGTACCGCGTTTTTCATCCTGCTGTTTTCGCTTTTGTTAGGATTTGTCGGTTATTTATTGGGCTATTTTTTTGACTGGGGGCTGGAGTACTACATCCTGTTTGGTCTGTTTATTGTAGTTTACAATCTGGTCTTTTATTTTAACTCCGATAAAGTGGCGCTGGCGGTGAATCGTGCCCAGCCTGCACCCGAGGAGGAGTTTTATCTCTTGCATAATGTTGTGGAGGAGGTGGCACTGGCAGCAGGGATTCCAAAGCCCCGGGTTTATGTAATTGATGACGATGCCCCGAACGCCTTTGCTACAGGTCGGAACCCGAAGCATGCGGCGGTGGCGGTGACTCGAGGATTACTGGAAATGATGGACCGGGAGGAGCTGCAGGGTGTTATCGCCCACGAAGTTGCGCATATCCGTAACTATGACATTCTCTTGATGACAGTAGCGGCGATTATCGGTGGTTTGATAATTCTTTTTCGGGATATCTTTTTACGCTGGAGTTTTTTTGCCAGCGGAAGCAGGCGGCGCGACTCACGTTCTCGCGGCGGTGGTCAGAGCGGGGTGATACTTTTGATAATAGCGTTGATTCTGACGATTGTGGCACCGCTTCTCGTGGCGCTAATCCGGGCGGCAATATCGCGGCAACGGGAGTTTCTTGCCGATGCTTCGGGCGCCTACATTGTGCGCAATCCAGCAGGACTGGCGCGCGCGCTGCGGAAGATTGGTTTGTGGTCGGGGAAATTGGCGACCGCTTCCAATGCCACGGCTCATATGTTTACCGCCAATCCATTTGGGAACGATAAAACCGAAAGGGTAAGTCTATTTGCTTCACATCCACCACTGAGCGAGCGGATAAG